Proteins found in one Cobetia sp. L2A1 genomic segment:
- a CDS encoding TRAP transporter substrate-binding protein: MLSRHCLLKNVSTLGLLLAFSATAHAGITARMGTSLPDAHPQTLGANKFAELVDERSNGDITITVFSNGILGNDVNMTSMLQSGTLDFTVPSTATLSSLNPDFNIVSLPFQFDDSDHADAVLDGEAGRALLASLDDKQLVALEYWENGFRHMTNSRRPIETLEDIKGLKIRTMQNALYIDLFNGLSANAVPMAVNELFTAMETRTVDGQENPYTVIDAKRFFEVQKYLSRTAHAYDAQVLVASRKFMQSLNDDQQQLIRTAARDATLYQREKSRAMNDELLSELQEKMAVNVVPDAERVRMREALEPVIQQHTQALTPAVVEQFRAALADAR; encoded by the coding sequence CTCGCCATTGCCTACTCAAAAACGTGTCCACATTAGGTCTGTTGCTGGCCTTTTCCGCGACGGCTCATGCCGGCATCACCGCACGGATGGGCACCAGCTTGCCGGATGCACACCCCCAGACGCTGGGTGCCAATAAATTCGCCGAATTGGTGGATGAAAGATCCAATGGTGATATCACCATCACGGTGTTCTCTAACGGCATTCTGGGCAACGACGTCAACATGACCTCGATGCTGCAGTCCGGCACCCTGGACTTCACTGTCCCGTCGACTGCCACGCTCAGCAGCCTCAATCCGGACTTCAACATCGTCAGCCTGCCCTTTCAGTTCGACGACAGTGATCATGCCGATGCGGTACTCGATGGCGAGGCTGGCCGCGCCCTGCTCGCCAGTCTCGACGACAAGCAACTGGTCGCACTCGAGTACTGGGAGAACGGCTTTCGCCACATGACCAACAGCCGCCGCCCCATCGAGACACTGGAAGACATCAAGGGTCTCAAGATTCGCACCATGCAGAACGCGCTCTACATCGATCTCTTCAATGGATTGTCAGCCAATGCCGTGCCCATGGCAGTCAATGAACTGTTCACCGCCATGGAGACCCGCACGGTGGATGGCCAGGAGAATCCCTACACGGTGATCGACGCCAAGCGTTTCTTTGAAGTGCAGAAGTATCTGTCACGAACTGCACACGCCTATGACGCCCAGGTGCTGGTTGCCTCGCGCAAATTCATGCAATCGCTCAATGATGATCAACAACAACTGATTCGGACTGCCGCTCGCGATGCCACGCTTTACCAGCGTGAGAAGAGCAGAGCCATGAACGATGAACTGCTGAGTGAGCTGCAGGAAAAAATGGCAGTCAATGTGGTGCCAGACGCTGAGCGCGTGCGCATGCGCGAGGCACTTGAGCCGGTGATTCAGCAGCACACACAAGCCCTCACACCAGCTGTAGTCGAGCAGTTCCGGGCGGCGCTGGCAGATGCCCGCTAG
- a CDS encoding TRAP transporter small permease — MNKLTHEMPLSMSIKPSAPPPNDVSRKGADAPPATTPSGLAASATSIFRGLEKSLTLLMVLALVVMIALVFVNVVLRYGFNSGISISVELSRFLFVWVTFMGAVAALIRQEHLSVNTFADKLPAALRAVLDRLVTLVMLGCCLMLLKGSYDQTVLNWSNLSPISGIPVGVFYLAGLMAGVLMTLILLWRLLTPLPLHGVTGKKATDLSSDQQGDTP, encoded by the coding sequence ATGAATAAACTGACCCACGAGATGCCGTTATCCATGTCGATCAAACCCTCCGCACCTCCGCCCAACGACGTGTCACGCAAGGGTGCTGACGCACCGCCAGCCACGACTCCTTCCGGCCTTGCTGCCAGCGCCACATCGATATTCAGAGGACTTGAGAAGAGTCTTACCTTGCTGATGGTGCTGGCACTGGTCGTGATGATCGCGCTGGTGTTCGTCAATGTCGTGCTGCGCTACGGCTTCAATAGCGGGATCTCGATCAGTGTCGAACTGTCTCGCTTCCTGTTCGTCTGGGTCACGTTCATGGGAGCAGTCGCGGCACTGATCCGCCAGGAACACCTGAGCGTCAATACCTTCGCAGACAAGCTGCCAGCGGCCTTGCGTGCAGTATTGGATCGCCTGGTCACGCTGGTAATGCTCGGCTGCTGCCTGATGCTGCTCAAGGGCAGTTATGACCAGACAGTGCTCAACTGGAGCAATCTTTCTCCCATCAGCGGCATTCCTGTCGGTGTGTTCTATCTCGCCGGGCTGATGGCAGGCGTATTGATGACTCTGATTCTGCTCTGGCGTCTGCTGACACCGCTCCCGCTGCATGGTGTCACGGGGAAGAAAGCCACCGACCTCTCATCTGATCAGCAAGGAGACACGCCATGA
- a CDS encoding TRAP transporter large permease subunit, which produces MTIGLFLGSLLAAIGLSLPIAFALLVSAIVLMLHLDLFNSQILAQNLVNGADSYTLLAIPFFLTAGEVMSRGGLSQRIVTLAMSLVGHRKGGLGFVAIFAAIVMASLSGSAVADTAALASMLLPMMRKAGYPLGRSSGLMAAGGIIAPIIPPSIPLIIIGVAGGISIGKLFLAGIVPGLIMGVTLVVMWLFMTRKEDLVVTKKASGRERLKALKDSFWAIMLPVIIIGGIKSGIFTPTEAGVVAAVYAIFVATVVYRELDLGQLYQVLAQAARSTAIVMFLVAAAMVASWLISIAQLPLMVAGLLQPLADDPRILMLAIMGIVLVVGMVMDLTPTILVLTPILMPIVKLAGIDPVYFGIMFVLNCAIGLITPPVGNVLNVITSVGNLKFEKAVSGVAPFALAYVVILLLFVAFPQIITVPLYWMTD; this is translated from the coding sequence ATGACCATCGGGCTCTTCCTCGGCTCCCTGCTGGCCGCCATCGGCCTGAGCCTCCCCATCGCCTTTGCTCTGCTGGTCAGCGCCATCGTGCTGATGTTGCATCTTGATCTTTTCAACTCACAAATTCTGGCCCAGAACCTCGTCAACGGCGCTGACAGCTACACCTTGCTGGCCATCCCGTTCTTCCTGACCGCTGGAGAAGTGATGTCGCGTGGCGGACTCTCCCAGCGCATCGTCACGCTGGCGATGTCACTGGTCGGGCACCGCAAGGGCGGGCTGGGCTTCGTGGCCATCTTCGCCGCCATCGTCATGGCGAGCCTGTCGGGCTCGGCCGTCGCGGATACCGCCGCGCTTGCCAGCATGCTGTTGCCCATGATGCGCAAGGCCGGCTACCCGCTGGGCCGCTCGTCCGGCCTGATGGCCGCCGGTGGCATCATCGCACCGATCATCCCGCCCTCCATTCCGCTGATCATCATCGGGGTCGCCGGGGGCATCTCCATCGGCAAGCTGTTCCTCGCCGGAATAGTGCCGGGGCTGATCATGGGTGTGACGCTGGTGGTGATGTGGCTGTTCATGACGCGCAAGGAAGATCTGGTCGTCACCAAGAAGGCCAGCGGACGCGAGCGGCTCAAGGCACTCAAGGACAGCTTCTGGGCCATCATGCTGCCGGTCATCATCATTGGTGGCATCAAGAGCGGTATCTTCACGCCGACGGAAGCCGGGGTGGTCGCGGCCGTCTATGCCATCTTCGTAGCGACCGTGGTATATCGCGAGCTGGATCTTGGTCAGCTCTATCAAGTACTGGCACAAGCGGCGCGCAGTACCGCCATCGTGATGTTCCTGGTCGCCGCCGCCATGGTCGCCTCCTGGCTGATCAGTATCGCGCAATTGCCACTGATGGTCGCCGGTCTGCTGCAGCCGCTCGCCGATGACCCGCGCATCCTGATGCTCGCCATCATGGGCATCGTGCTGGTGGTCGGCATGGTGATGGACCTGACGCCGACCATCCTGGTGCTCACGCCAATCCTGATGCCCATCGTCAAGCTGGCCGGTATCGACCCCGTCTACTTCGGGATCATGTTTGTCCTCAACTGCGCCATCGGCCTGATCACCCCGCCGGTCGGCAATGTCCTCAATGTCATCACCAGCGTCGGCAACCTCAAGTTCGAGAAGGCCGTGAGTGGCGTTGCACCCTTCGCCCTCGCCTATGTGGTGATCCTGCTGCTGTTCGTCGCCTTCCCGCAGATCATCACCGTTCCGCTTTACTGGATGACCGACTAA
- a CDS encoding TRAP transporter substrate-binding protein, whose product MTPVTKISLASLLLLAPLSAAHAATVLKMAHAAPTTDTQQQAAERFAELVREGTDGEITINIFGNGVLGGDQQMIAGVRSGTIDIEMSGNPNFAGLQPALGAFDLPYIFANRDEAYQVLDGKVGDDALALLKQDNLKGLAFWEVGFRAMTNSKHPIKTPADVDGLVMRTNSNKSLIEAFSLLGANPVPMPLGELYTALETGTVDAQDHPISIVWSAGFYEVQDYLSLTNQAYTSLLLVMNDDKFESLSPEYQQVLIKAAREAGQYQRDLNEKNEKTILSELAKKGMKIETDVDTAAFQKIVLPTWDSYIAANGRDWIDAIQSVEHDVTSAKAGHKDKTTAAVTQ is encoded by the coding sequence ATGACTCCCGTGACCAAGATCTCACTCGCCAGCCTACTGTTGCTTGCCCCACTGAGCGCCGCACACGCGGCGACCGTTCTCAAGATGGCTCATGCCGCCCCGACCACCGATACCCAGCAACAGGCAGCAGAGCGATTTGCCGAACTGGTGAGGGAAGGGACTGATGGCGAGATCACTATCAACATCTTCGGTAATGGTGTGCTCGGAGGTGACCAGCAGATGATCGCAGGTGTACGCAGCGGCACCATCGATATCGAGATGTCCGGCAATCCCAACTTCGCGGGCCTGCAGCCGGCGCTCGGCGCCTTTGATCTTCCCTACATCTTTGCCAACCGCGACGAGGCCTACCAGGTACTGGATGGCAAGGTCGGCGACGATGCGTTGGCACTGCTCAAGCAAGACAACCTCAAGGGCCTGGCCTTCTGGGAGGTGGGCTTTCGCGCGATGACCAACTCCAAGCATCCGATCAAGACACCGGCGGATGTCGATGGCCTCGTCATGCGTACCAATTCCAACAAGTCACTGATCGAAGCCTTCTCGTTGCTGGGAGCCAATCCGGTACCGATGCCGCTGGGCGAGCTTTATACCGCACTGGAAACGGGCACCGTCGATGCACAGGATCATCCCATCAGCATCGTCTGGTCTGCTGGCTTCTATGAAGTTCAGGACTATCTGTCACTGACCAATCAGGCCTACACGTCACTGCTGTTGGTGATGAACGATGACAAGTTCGAAAGCCTGTCGCCGGAATACCAGCAGGTATTGATAAAAGCAGCACGCGAGGCCGGACAGTACCAGCGGGACCTGAACGAAAAGAACGAGAAGACGATTCTGTCTGAACTGGCCAAGAAAGGCATGAAGATCGAGACCGACGTCGATACTGCCGCCTTCCAGAAAATCGTGCTGCCAACCTGGGACAGTTATATCGCCGCCAACGGACGCGATTGGATCGATGCCATCCAGAGTGTCGAGCATGACGTGACGTCCGCCAAGGCTGGGCACAAGGACAAGACCACAGCTGCCGTGACTCAGTAA
- a CDS encoding YncE family protein: MSRDVLLLNQKCAHTLSLFDATSGEELHHLRLPDYPHEFVVDSTGRYAFVGHYGILGADCIGDQGGCSVFVVDLETFALVNTLSTWPYYRIHGLGIDDQDRLYAMSEGHNTLLLFNTPLTQSTPDLAVSSGGYKTHLFALTSTGDWAYGINLLSNTITKFKPHDATFTPLAMIPGRKPEGNSLSADGRTLFISNRDDDSIVAVDTESMTVRASATTGRDPNRIYRDPKGRLITTNYGESSLSLFDEALAPLGTIQLEAIPIAMSFHPDGEQAFVSLKGDRIAVLDLESGQVRRSFTTRAEPDVSCLLVREH, translated from the coding sequence ATGTCTCGAGATGTCCTGCTGCTCAACCAGAAATGCGCTCATACCCTGAGCCTGTTCGATGCCACCAGTGGTGAAGAACTCCACCATCTGCGACTGCCGGATTACCCGCATGAGTTCGTGGTGGACTCCACGGGCCGTTACGCCTTCGTGGGCCATTACGGCATTCTCGGTGCCGACTGCATCGGTGATCAGGGCGGCTGCTCAGTCTTCGTGGTGGATCTCGAGACCTTTGCGCTGGTCAATACCCTCAGCACCTGGCCGTACTACCGCATCCATGGGCTAGGCATCGATGATCAAGATCGTCTGTACGCGATGAGCGAAGGTCATAACACTCTGCTGCTGTTCAATACGCCCCTGACACAGTCCACGCCGGACCTGGCCGTCTCTTCCGGAGGCTACAAGACTCACTTGTTCGCACTGACCAGCACCGGCGACTGGGCCTATGGCATCAACCTGCTCAGCAACACCATCACCAAGTTCAAGCCGCATGATGCCACCTTCACCCCCCTCGCGATGATTCCGGGCCGCAAACCCGAGGGCAACAGCCTCTCTGCCGATGGACGCACTCTGTTCATCAGCAACCGTGATGACGACAGCATCGTGGCGGTGGATACCGAATCGATGACGGTTCGCGCCTCGGCAACCACCGGACGTGATCCCAACCGTATCTACCGAGACCCCAAGGGTCGCTTGATCACCACCAACTACGGCGAAAGCTCACTGTCTCTCTTCGATGAAGCGCTGGCGCCTCTGGGTACCATCCAGCTCGAGGCCATTCCGATCGCCATGAGTTTCCATCCGGATGGTGAGCAGGCCTTCGTCTCGCTCAAGGGGGATCGCATCGCGGTGCTGGATCTGGAGAGCGGTCAGGTGCGCCGCAGTTTCACCACCCGCGCCGAGCCGGATGTGTCGTGCCTGCTGGTACGCGAGCACTGA
- a CDS encoding amidohydrolase family protein translates to MTDNAKHTNRHESSPVSERKDEPSSAQPLIDAHHHLWALDGQVAYPWLEDSPVENFFLGDYAAIRQPFRVANLKRLIPAGYRLAGSVHCEAEASRPQAEKETRWIAEQAAIHGLPAAHVGWAAFGTDECAAQLDAQCESALFRGVRAKPVTAATPAMHHSIIGTAGSLQDSRWCEGLALLQERDLSWDLRVPAWHLEDAAVTLQSFSDLRVILNHTGLPWDRSREGLAQWRAGMHALSENSQVAIKLSELGTPWHDWDANANLALLCEALEIFGPTRCLFASNFPVSGLKVSYGDWLALVTGAIQQTQPTESRQSTLDKVLHDNAIHWYRLPLDALATR, encoded by the coding sequence ATGACGGATAACGCAAAGCACACCAACCGGCACGAGTCTTCGCCCGTCTCTGAGAGGAAAGACGAGCCATCGAGCGCACAGCCGCTGATCGATGCGCACCATCATCTCTGGGCGCTGGATGGTCAGGTGGCGTATCCCTGGCTGGAAGACTCGCCGGTGGAGAACTTCTTTCTCGGCGACTATGCGGCGATTCGCCAGCCCTTTCGGGTCGCGAATCTCAAGCGCTTGATCCCCGCAGGCTATCGCCTGGCAGGCAGCGTGCACTGTGAAGCAGAGGCGTCACGTCCCCAGGCTGAGAAAGAGACGCGCTGGATTGCCGAGCAAGCAGCCATTCATGGTCTGCCTGCGGCGCATGTTGGCTGGGCCGCCTTTGGCACTGACGAGTGCGCCGCACAGCTCGACGCTCAATGTGAGTCGGCGCTATTCAGGGGCGTTCGCGCCAAGCCTGTCACTGCGGCAACCCCCGCGATGCATCACTCGATCATCGGCACTGCGGGTAGCCTTCAGGATTCACGCTGGTGCGAAGGGCTTGCACTGCTTCAGGAGCGTGATCTGAGCTGGGACTTGCGTGTACCGGCCTGGCATCTGGAAGACGCCGCCGTAACGCTTCAGAGCTTTTCCGACTTGCGCGTCATTCTCAATCACACCGGGCTGCCGTGGGACCGCTCACGCGAAGGACTGGCTCAGTGGCGGGCAGGCATGCACGCATTGAGCGAGAACTCGCAGGTCGCCATCAAGCTTTCCGAGCTTGGCACGCCCTGGCATGACTGGGACGCGAATGCCAATCTGGCACTTCTCTGTGAGGCGCTGGAGATCTTTGGTCCCACGCGCTGCCTGTTTGCCAGCAATTTCCCGGTTTCAGGGCTCAAGGTCAGCTATGGCGACTGGCTGGCACTGGTGACCGGCGCCATTCAGCAGACACAGCCAACCGAGAGCCGCCAGTCCACGCTCGACAAGGTACTGCATGACAACGCCATTCATTGGTATCGGTTACCGCTTGATGCCCTGGCTACCCGTTGA
- a CDS encoding aldehyde dehydrogenase (NADP(+)), giving the protein MSLNGHQLIGQRSFVATGDPIYAVNPATGERLEPGYPGANASDMEDACQLAGQAFDVYRATTPEERAAFLETITEEIEALGDTLTQRAMQETGLPEARLNGERGRTCGQLKLFAKVLRRGEWQDVRIDPALPERAPLPRADLRQRQIPLGPVAVFGASNFPLAFSVAGGDTASALAAGCPVVVKGHSAHPGTSELVGQAVARAAKRCDMPEGVFSLLFGPGNEVGQALVKHPEIQAVGFTGSRSGGTALLALAQARPQPIPVYAEMSSINPVILMPAALEASAESLGSAFVASLNMGAGQFCTNPGLVLAVKGDALERFKQAAIPAVHASPVQTMLTPGIHKAYAQGVESLSDQQGITCLASGQCDSPIASPCQTQLFSTHASDFLANEAMQAEVFGSSSLIIECDDLEQLKKVCSGLEGQLTATLHMNEADHVAARHLIPVLERRAGRILVNGWPTGVEVCDAMVHGGPWPSTSDSRTTSVGTAAIHRFLRPVCYQDLPDALLPPELKHAPAEGISRLVDGKREA; this is encoded by the coding sequence ATGTCACTCAACGGCCATCAGCTCATCGGACAACGCAGCTTCGTCGCCACTGGCGATCCCATCTATGCAGTCAACCCGGCCACGGGAGAAAGGCTCGAACCCGGCTACCCGGGCGCCAATGCCAGCGATATGGAAGACGCCTGCCAGTTGGCGGGCCAGGCGTTTGATGTCTATCGCGCCACGACGCCTGAAGAGAGAGCCGCTTTCCTCGAGACCATCACCGAGGAAATCGAGGCGCTGGGCGATACCCTGACCCAACGCGCGATGCAGGAAACCGGCCTGCCCGAGGCACGCCTGAACGGTGAGCGCGGCCGTACCTGCGGGCAGCTCAAACTGTTTGCCAAGGTGCTGCGCCGGGGAGAATGGCAGGATGTACGTATCGATCCTGCCCTGCCGGAGCGCGCGCCACTGCCGCGAGCTGATCTGCGTCAGCGTCAGATTCCGCTGGGCCCCGTCGCGGTCTTTGGGGCCAGCAATTTCCCGCTGGCCTTCTCGGTCGCCGGTGGCGATACCGCCTCTGCGCTTGCCGCTGGGTGTCCGGTCGTCGTCAAGGGCCACTCGGCGCACCCGGGCACCTCGGAACTGGTCGGCCAGGCTGTGGCGCGCGCAGCCAAGCGTTGCGACATGCCAGAAGGCGTCTTCTCGTTGCTGTTCGGCCCGGGCAATGAAGTCGGCCAGGCGCTGGTCAAGCATCCCGAGATCCAGGCCGTCGGCTTTACCGGCTCACGCAGTGGCGGAACTGCCCTCCTGGCACTGGCACAGGCGCGTCCGCAGCCTATCCCTGTCTACGCCGAGATGAGCAGTATCAATCCCGTCATCTTGATGCCGGCCGCCCTTGAGGCCAGTGCCGAGTCACTGGGTAGCGCCTTCGTCGCCTCGCTGAACATGGGGGCGGGTCAGTTCTGCACCAATCCGGGCCTGGTGTTGGCGGTGAAGGGTGACGCGCTGGAACGCTTCAAGCAGGCCGCCATCCCCGCCGTTCACGCCAGCCCGGTGCAGACCATGCTCACACCGGGCATTCATAAGGCCTATGCCCAAGGGGTCGAAAGCCTCTCCGATCAGCAAGGCATCACCTGTCTGGCCAGCGGCCAATGCGATTCCCCCATCGCCAGTCCCTGCCAGACCCAGCTATTCAGCACACATGCCAGTGACTTTCTTGCCAATGAGGCCATGCAGGCAGAAGTCTTCGGCTCAAGCTCGTTGATCATCGAGTGCGATGATCTCGAGCAACTCAAGAAGGTCTGTTCTGGCCTCGAAGGCCAGCTGACCGCGACACTGCACATGAATGAGGCCGACCACGTTGCTGCCCGTCATCTGATACCGGTGCTGGAACGTCGTGCCGGGCGCATCCTGGTGAATGGCTGGCCAACAGGTGTCGAAGTCTGTGACGCCATGGTCCACGGCGGTCCGTGGCCTTCAACCTCCGATAGCCGAACCACCTCGGTAGGCACTGCGGCCATTCACCGCTTCCTGCGTCCGGTCTGCTATCAGGATCTGCCGGATGCGCTGCTCCCACCAGAGCTCAAGCATGCGCCAGCAGAAGGCATCAGCCGCTTGGTGGATGGCAAGCGCGAAGCTTGA
- a CDS encoding nicotinamidase codes for MNKPATGRQGTSLYKYTHESIIGRDALSGYGVKVEHLSTLIITMRKIPMKSPNNNGEKPVDRRRFLKYAGAGAAVLMLPFELRMALASGTSPGKDSVLVVIDVQNCFLPGGSLPVSEGDQIIPIINMLGKKFENVIFTQDWHTPGHASFASSHEGKSPFDTIELPYGKQMLWPDHCVQGTKDAQLADGLDISHAQLIIRKGYHDEVDSYSTFVEADGTTKTGLTGYLKERGLRNIFVCGLATDFCVSWSAQHAASEGFTVSVIEDACKGIDLDGSMAGAWQAMKEAGVERITSNDIS; via the coding sequence ATGAACAAGCCTGCTACAGGAAGACAAGGGACAAGCCTCTATAAATATACGCATGAAAGTATTATTGGACGGGATGCTCTATCTGGATATGGTGTAAAGGTTGAACACCTCTCAACCCTAATAATAACCATGAGAAAAATCCCGATGAAAAGTCCAAACAACAACGGGGAAAAACCGGTCGATAGACGTCGTTTCCTGAAATATGCCGGTGCTGGTGCAGCGGTATTGATGCTTCCTTTTGAATTACGCATGGCGCTCGCATCTGGAACATCCCCAGGCAAGGACTCAGTGCTCGTAGTCATCGACGTCCAGAATTGCTTCTTGCCGGGCGGTTCACTGCCAGTATCCGAAGGCGATCAAATCATTCCCATCATCAATATGCTGGGCAAGAAATTTGAAAATGTCATCTTTACCCAAGACTGGCATACACCTGGCCATGCCTCCTTCGCTTCCAGTCATGAAGGAAAATCACCATTCGATACGATTGAATTACCCTACGGCAAGCAGATGCTGTGGCCCGATCACTGTGTTCAGGGTACGAAGGATGCCCAGTTGGCTGATGGTCTGGATATCTCCCATGCACAGTTGATCATTCGCAAGGGATATCACGATGAAGTCGATAGCTACTCAACCTTTGTTGAGGCGGATGGAACAACAAAGACGGGGTTGACTGGCTATCTCAAGGAACGCGGCTTGCGCAATATCTTTGTCTGCGGACTGGCCACGGATTTCTGTGTCAGCTGGTCGGCCCAACATGCTGCATCCGAAGGCTTTACCGTCTCGGTCATAGAGGATGCCTGCAAGGGTATCGACCTGGATGGGTCAATGGCTGGGGCCTGGCAAGCAATGAAGGAGGCTGGCGTAGAGCGCATCACGTCCAATGACATCAGCTGA
- a CDS encoding TRAP transporter large permease: MTLLIIIAALFALVLINVPIAIAIGTVGVVGVVIFMGVDALVNVPLTLFNGATKFPLIAIPLFILAGALMNTSGISMRLINLVTAMVGFVRGGLAMVNVGVSLFFAEISGSAVADVAATGSILIPEMKKRNYTPEFSAAITSSSASLAIIIPPSLSMILYGAIADTSIVKLFVAGIIPGLLGAFGLAALCYYYARKYDMPCEAAFSLSTLGKAFREAFWALTLPVIILGGIFGGFVTATEGAGIAVLAALVIGGLVYRELNLQVLYRAVIDGVIQTSVVMLLVATSAVLGLFLTEMQLPQQLAQEITSLTTDPVAVLALLNILLLLLGMFLHGAAAIILVVPIVMPLIQQIGIDPIHFGLILTLNLAIGQQTPPVASVLATSCSIARTDMWETTKVNLPMIFVLFLVLMLVTYVPAIPMSLVHHFYG; encoded by the coding sequence ATGACGCTGCTGATCATTATTGCGGCCCTGTTCGCGTTGGTGCTGATCAACGTGCCCATCGCGATTGCCATCGGTACCGTGGGGGTCGTGGGAGTGGTGATCTTCATGGGCGTGGATGCCTTGGTGAATGTGCCGCTGACGCTCTTCAATGGGGCTACCAAGTTTCCGTTGATCGCCATTCCGCTGTTCATCCTCGCCGGTGCGCTGATGAATACTTCCGGCATCTCCATGCGATTGATCAACCTGGTCACCGCCATGGTGGGCTTCGTGCGTGGTGGGTTGGCGATGGTCAATGTCGGGGTGTCATTGTTCTTCGCCGAGATATCAGGCTCTGCCGTTGCCGATGTGGCAGCGACGGGTTCGATACTTATTCCCGAGATGAAGAAGCGCAATTACACGCCAGAGTTTTCAGCGGCCATCACATCGTCATCCGCGTCATTGGCGATCATCATTCCGCCATCGCTCTCGATGATTCTCTACGGTGCGATCGCGGATACCTCCATCGTCAAGCTGTTCGTGGCGGGCATCATTCCGGGCCTGTTGGGGGCCTTCGGGCTTGCAGCACTCTGCTACTACTACGCTCGCAAGTACGATATGCCGTGTGAAGCTGCCTTCTCGCTGTCGACGCTAGGCAAGGCGTTCCGCGAGGCCTTCTGGGCATTGACGCTACCGGTCATCATCCTGGGTGGTATCTTCGGTGGATTCGTGACCGCCACGGAAGGCGCGGGAATCGCTGTACTGGCGGCACTGGTCATTGGAGGGCTGGTCTATCGTGAATTGAATCTTCAGGTACTCTATCGCGCAGTAATCGATGGCGTGATCCAGACCTCTGTCGTCATGTTGCTGGTTGCGACATCCGCGGTGCTGGGGCTGTTTCTAACCGAGATGCAACTGCCACAGCAGCTGGCGCAAGAGATTACCTCGCTGACGACTGATCCTGTCGCGGTATTGGCGTTGCTCAATATCCTGTTGTTGTTACTCGGCATGTTCCTGCACGGCGCAGCGGCCATCATTCTGGTGGTCCCGATCGTGATGCCGCTGATCCAGCAGATCGGGATCGACCCCATCCACTTCGGCCTGATTCTCACGCTCAACCTGGCCATCGGTCAGCAGACACCCCCCGTTGCCTCGGTACTGGCAACCTCCTGCTCCATTGCCAGAACGGACATGTGGGAAACCACCAAGGTCAATCTGCCGATGATCTTCGTGCTCTTCCTGGTGTTGATGCTGGTGACCTATGTGCCGGCGATCCCCATGAGCTTGGTGCATCACTTCTATGGCTGA
- a CDS encoding TRAP transporter small permease, with the protein MSSHSHAAKATFPTDGGEGQLPMAETTYLDRFNRVVERCLECFTVSLLLSLTLIVLVAVALRTFGGSLPWYDEVASINLAWLSFYGACLAALKRSHMGFPGLVTKAPVALRSVIFVISELIVVTFFAVVGWFGYQVLDVLAWDSLIALPSIGLNVTQSVIPLSAALFILCELLSMPQAWRKMCHGIDSEEEAIAEAIRLAEEDLKEHRS; encoded by the coding sequence ATGAGCTCGCATTCGCATGCGGCCAAGGCAACCTTCCCCACCGATGGTGGGGAAGGACAGTTGCCCATGGCAGAGACAACCTATCTCGATCGTTTCAATCGTGTCGTGGAACGCTGTCTTGAGTGCTTTACCGTCAGCTTATTGTTGTCGCTGACATTGATCGTGTTGGTCGCGGTGGCCCTGCGCACCTTTGGGGGTTCGTTGCCCTGGTACGATGAAGTGGCATCGATCAATCTGGCGTGGCTCAGCTTCTATGGTGCCTGCCTTGCAGCGCTCAAACGTTCGCATATGGGGTTTCCGGGACTTGTCACCAAGGCACCAGTCGCCTTGCGTAGTGTGATCTTTGTTATCTCAGAGCTAATCGTGGTGACTTTCTTTGCCGTCGTCGGCTGGTTTGGCTATCAGGTGCTGGATGTCCTTGCCTGGGATTCTCTGATCGCATTGCCGAGCATAGGCTTGAATGTGACCCAATCGGTCATTCCTCTCAGTGCTGCACTCTTCATCCTATGTGAGCTTCTGAGCATGCCGCAGGCGTGGCGAAAGATGTGCCACGGAATCGACAGTGAAGAAGAAGCGATCGCGGAAGCCATCCGCTTGGCCGAAGAAGACCTCAAGGAGCACCGCTCATGA